One Agrococcus jenensis genomic region harbors:
- a CDS encoding DUF3817 domain-containing protein, whose product MPRPIEQLPQIRTAITFYRVMSWVTGIFLLLLVAEMVLKYSPTHVEVFAFGASGPLALEAVAPGAGCQWYSLFVPGGMGCEITSLGEGVNISLGILIVHGWIYVIYLFASFRLWSLLRWPFKRLFAMALGGVVPFLSFFVERPMHRIALADLARLEAERAARSAAAPAPASTAPEA is encoded by the coding sequence GTGCCGAGACCGATCGAACAGCTGCCCCAGATCCGCACGGCGATCACGTTCTACCGCGTGATGTCGTGGGTGACGGGCATCTTCCTGCTGCTGCTCGTGGCGGAGATGGTGCTGAAGTACTCGCCGACGCACGTCGAGGTCTTCGCCTTCGGGGCGAGCGGCCCGCTCGCCCTCGAGGCGGTCGCGCCGGGTGCCGGATGCCAGTGGTACTCGCTGTTCGTGCCCGGCGGCATGGGCTGCGAGATCACCTCGCTCGGCGAGGGCGTCAACATCTCGCTCGGCATCCTGATCGTGCACGGCTGGATCTACGTCATCTACCTCTTCGCGTCGTTCCGGCTCTGGAGCCTGCTCCGCTGGCCCTTCAAGCGCCTGTTCGCCATGGCGCTCGGCGGCGTCGTGCCGTTCCTCTCCTTCTTCGTCGAGCGTCCGATGCACCGCATCGCGCTCGCCGACCTCGCCCGCCTGGAGGCCGAGAGGGCCGCCAGGTCGGCGGCCGCCCCCGCTCCCGCATCCACCGCCCCGGAGGCATGA
- a CDS encoding GuaB3 family IMP dehydrogenase-related protein translates to MTEIEIGRSKRARTGYGFDDISIVPSRRTRDSDLVSLQWQIDAFKFEIPVMSAPTDSVTSPATAIALGRAGGVGVLNLEGVWTRYDDPEPLLAEIARLPADLATSRMREIYAEPIKPELIRDRLAQIRDAGVPVSGSLSPQAVQQHYETVLAAGVELMVIRGATVSAEHVSAERGAPLNLKQFIYELDVPVVVGGVVTYTAALHLMRTGAAGVLVGFGGGAASTSEKVLGVAAPMATAVSDVAAARRDYLDESGGRYVHVIADGSLGTSGQVVKALACGADGVMLGTALARATDAPGRGWHWGPEAHNQKLPRGNRVQVDQVGPLDVVLNGPSPVADGTANIMGALRKAMSTTGYKDLKEFQRIDVVVESSPPR, encoded by the coding sequence GTGACGGAGATCGAGATCGGCCGCAGCAAGCGCGCCCGCACCGGGTACGGCTTCGACGACATCAGCATCGTGCCGTCACGGCGCACGCGCGACAGCGACCTCGTCTCGCTGCAGTGGCAGATCGACGCCTTCAAGTTCGAGATCCCGGTCATGAGCGCCCCGACCGACTCGGTCACGAGCCCGGCCACCGCGATCGCGCTCGGCAGGGCCGGCGGCGTGGGCGTGCTCAACCTCGAGGGCGTCTGGACCCGCTACGACGACCCCGAGCCGCTGCTCGCCGAGATCGCGCGCCTCCCCGCCGACCTCGCGACGAGCCGCATGCGCGAGATCTACGCCGAGCCGATCAAGCCGGAGCTCATCCGCGACCGCCTCGCGCAGATCCGCGACGCCGGCGTGCCCGTCTCTGGCAGCCTCAGCCCGCAGGCCGTGCAGCAGCACTACGAGACGGTGCTCGCGGCGGGCGTCGAGCTCATGGTCATCCGCGGCGCCACGGTGAGCGCCGAGCACGTCTCCGCCGAGCGGGGCGCGCCCCTCAACCTCAAGCAGTTCATCTACGAGCTCGACGTGCCCGTCGTCGTCGGCGGCGTCGTCACCTACACCGCCGCGCTGCACCTGATGCGCACCGGCGCAGCCGGCGTGCTCGTCGGCTTCGGCGGCGGCGCGGCCTCGACGAGCGAGAAGGTGCTCGGCGTCGCGGCCCCGATGGCGACCGCCGTGAGCGACGTCGCCGCCGCCCGGCGCGACTACCTCGACGAGTCCGGCGGCCGCTACGTGCACGTCATCGCCGACGGCTCGCTCGGCACCTCCGGGCAGGTCGTCAAGGCGCTCGCGTGCGGCGCCGACGGCGTCATGCTCGGCACCGCGCTCGCTCGTGCGACGGATGCCCCCGGCCGCGGCTGGCACTGGGGCCCGGAGGCGCACAACCAGAAGCTGCCTCGCGGCAATCGCGTGCAGGTCGACCAGGTCGGCCCGCTCGACGTCGTGCTCAACGGACCCTCACCGGTCGCGGACGGCACGGCGAACATCATGGGCGCTCTGCGCAAGGCCATGTCGACGACCGGCTACAAGGACCTCAAGGAGTTCCAGCGGATCGACGTGGTCGTGGAGAGCAGCCCGCCACGCTAG
- a CDS encoding SURF1 family cytochrome oxidase biogenesis protein: MSTPFPTFRQVATRPRWIGVLVACLAVAAVFALLGQWQIARAVEQGQADERDTETAVPLKSVAVPGSTLTSEAGGRMVSFTGEWVPEDFDTLAGRSQDGRIGTWAVGRILVPQDGADPVSLPVALAWFADPAAAQALVEQRGAADAGELVGRLMPSEAPTQGDIQTDEVEAMSVAALINEWEAYDGRVYGSYAILDAASADASGALADGGEPIVSVRPVTDTQLNALNIFYAIEWVAFMLFAFYLWYRLVKDALEREVEAIEDAAEAAAAGGDTARG; this comes from the coding sequence ATGAGCACCCCCTTCCCCACCTTCCGGCAGGTCGCGACGCGGCCCCGCTGGATCGGCGTGCTCGTCGCGTGCCTCGCGGTCGCCGCCGTCTTCGCGCTGCTCGGCCAGTGGCAGATCGCCCGCGCGGTCGAGCAGGGCCAGGCGGATGAGCGCGACACCGAGACCGCCGTGCCGCTCAAGAGCGTGGCCGTGCCCGGCTCGACGCTCACGAGCGAGGCCGGCGGCCGCATGGTCTCGTTCACGGGGGAGTGGGTGCCGGAGGACTTCGACACGCTCGCCGGCCGCTCGCAGGACGGCCGGATCGGCACCTGGGCGGTCGGGCGCATCCTCGTGCCGCAGGACGGCGCCGACCCCGTCTCGCTGCCCGTCGCGCTCGCGTGGTTCGCGGATCCTGCCGCGGCGCAGGCGCTCGTCGAGCAGCGCGGCGCCGCCGACGCGGGCGAGCTCGTCGGCAGGCTCATGCCGTCCGAGGCGCCGACGCAGGGCGACATCCAGACCGACGAGGTCGAGGCGATGAGCGTCGCCGCGCTCATCAACGAGTGGGAGGCGTACGACGGCCGCGTCTACGGGTCGTACGCGATCCTCGACGCCGCCTCGGCCGACGCATCCGGCGCGCTCGCCGATGGCGGCGAGCCGATCGTGTCGGTCCGCCCCGTCACCGACACGCAGCTCAACGCCCTCAACATCTTCTACGCGATCGAGTGGGTCGCGTTCATGCTCTTCGCCTTCTACCTCTGGTACCGACTCGTGAAGGACGCGCTCGAGCGCGAGGTCGAGGCCATCGAGGACGCAGCGGAGGCCGCCGCAGCGGGCGGCGACACGGCCCGCGGATAG
- a CDS encoding glycerol-3-phosphate dehydrogenase/oxidase — MAETTNSVSRSRKLGPEERAAAIASLREREVDVLVIGGGIVGTGAALDAVTRGLRVGLIEGRDFASGTSSRSSKLIHGGIRYLEQANFGLVREALIERGLLLQRLAPHLVKPVKFLYPLTTPLIERAYIGAGMAMYDAFSYTGFMKPGVPMHRHLTKKQMLKQIPSLDPNALVGGLTYYDGQVDDARYVAELARTASFYGAHVASRVRAEGFLKVGERVVGVQAHDYETGEQFEIRAKQVVNATGVWTGDTQAMVGARGEFKVRASKGVHLVVPRDRFHSSMGLLLRTEKSVLFVIPWGRHWIIGTTDTDWELDKAHPAATAADIDYILDHVNSVLATKLTRSDVEGVYAGLRPLLAASDGSSTANLSREHYVSHTVPGLVLIAGGKWTTYRVMAKDAIDEAASAMDGKVPDSCTEQIPLLGAVGYRAAWNKRARIARAFGVHKHRIEHLLNRYGTLTDEVLDIIRQQPELAEPLPGADDYIGAEVRYACTHEGALHLDDVLARRTRISIESWDRGVAAAPVAARIMADALGWDEARIEKEINTYNKRVAAELASQELPDDESADRARLEAPEIVPLGALPTASAVGTRQEPVA; from the coding sequence ATGGCTGAGACCACCAACAGCGTGAGTCGGTCGAGGAAGCTCGGCCCCGAGGAGCGCGCTGCCGCGATCGCCTCGCTCCGCGAGCGCGAGGTCGATGTGCTCGTGATCGGCGGCGGCATCGTCGGCACCGGTGCGGCGCTCGACGCGGTGACGCGCGGCCTGCGCGTCGGGCTCATCGAGGGGCGCGACTTCGCCTCCGGCACGTCGAGCCGCTCGTCGAAGCTCATCCACGGCGGCATCCGCTACCTCGAGCAGGCCAACTTCGGCCTCGTGCGGGAGGCGCTCATCGAGCGCGGCCTGCTGCTGCAGCGCCTCGCGCCGCACCTCGTGAAGCCCGTCAAGTTCCTCTACCCGCTCACGACGCCGCTCATCGAGCGCGCGTACATCGGCGCGGGCATGGCGATGTACGACGCCTTCAGCTACACGGGCTTCATGAAGCCGGGGGTGCCGATGCACCGGCACCTCACCAAGAAGCAGATGCTCAAGCAGATCCCGTCGCTCGACCCGAACGCGCTCGTCGGCGGCCTCACCTACTACGACGGCCAGGTCGACGACGCCCGCTACGTCGCCGAGCTCGCGCGCACCGCGTCGTTCTACGGCGCCCACGTGGCGAGCCGCGTGCGCGCGGAGGGCTTCCTCAAGGTGGGCGAGCGGGTCGTCGGCGTGCAGGCGCACGACTACGAGACCGGTGAGCAGTTCGAGATCCGCGCGAAGCAGGTCGTGAACGCGACCGGCGTGTGGACGGGCGACACCCAGGCGATGGTCGGCGCGCGCGGCGAATTCAAGGTGCGGGCGTCGAAGGGCGTGCACCTCGTGGTGCCGCGCGACCGCTTCCACTCGTCGATGGGCCTGCTGCTGCGCACCGAGAAGAGCGTGCTCTTCGTCATCCCGTGGGGCCGGCACTGGATCATCGGCACGACCGACACCGACTGGGAGCTCGACAAGGCGCACCCGGCGGCGACGGCGGCCGACATCGACTACATCCTCGACCACGTGAACTCGGTGCTCGCGACGAAGCTGACCCGCAGCGACGTCGAGGGCGTCTACGCGGGGCTGCGGCCGCTGCTCGCGGCGAGCGACGGCTCGTCGACCGCGAACCTCTCGCGCGAGCACTACGTCTCGCACACCGTGCCGGGGCTCGTGCTCATCGCCGGCGGCAAGTGGACCACCTACCGCGTGATGGCGAAGGACGCGATCGACGAGGCGGCGAGCGCGATGGACGGCAAGGTGCCCGACTCGTGCACCGAGCAGATCCCGCTGCTCGGCGCCGTCGGCTACCGCGCGGCGTGGAACAAGCGCGCCAGGATCGCGCGGGCGTTCGGGGTGCACAAGCACCGCATCGAGCACCTGCTCAACCGCTACGGCACGCTCACGGACGAGGTGCTCGACATCATCCGGCAGCAGCCGGAGCTCGCCGAGCCGCTGCCGGGCGCCGACGACTACATCGGCGCGGAGGTGCGCTACGCCTGCACGCACGAGGGTGCTCTGCACCTCGACGACGTGCTCGCCCGCCGCACCCGCATCTCGATCGAGTCGTGGGACCGCGGCGTCGCGGCCGCCCCCGTCGCCGCCCGGATCATGGCGGATGCGCTCGGCTGGGACGAGGCGCGCATCGAGAAGGAGATCAACACCTACAACAAGCGCGTCGCCGCCGAGCTCGCGAGCCAGGAGCTGCCCGACGACGAGTCGGCTGACCGGGCACGCCTCGAGGCGCCGGAGATCGTGCCGCTCGGCGCGCTCCCGACCGCGAGTGCTGTCGGCACCAGGCAGGAGCCGGTGGCCTGA
- a CDS encoding DUF4097 family beta strand repeat-containing protein — translation MDQHNTQHETGDTRPRSASGASASGADAITERWTIAEGESRVIDLDAVTALRVGIVGGSVDIVGHDEPTARVEVHRVEGRDLTVTLEQGRLSISHPRVSWDDVWESVKALVGVRAKVELSILVPRHVALSLGQVSASALVSGLAARATLSTVSGPLQVESHRGDLDLNTVSGDIEVSGGAGRLAVNAVSASVTATGALQEVGVDTVSGEVLLDVHGAPRSITVNTVSADVTLRLDADQGVRATTRTVSGRGRIVGRAVPKRGGTEVVEGANAFRFAANTVSGSVTVVRRDA, via the coding sequence ATGGACCAGCACAACACGCAGCACGAGACCGGCGACACGAGGCCGCGCAGCGCATCCGGCGCATCGGCGTCCGGCGCCGACGCCATCACCGAGCGCTGGACGATCGCCGAGGGCGAGAGCCGCGTCATCGACCTCGACGCGGTGACGGCGCTCCGCGTCGGCATCGTCGGCGGCAGCGTCGACATCGTCGGCCACGACGAGCCGACCGCCCGCGTCGAGGTCCACCGCGTCGAGGGACGCGACCTCACCGTCACGCTCGAGCAGGGCCGGCTGTCGATCTCGCACCCCCGCGTGAGCTGGGACGACGTGTGGGAGTCGGTGAAGGCGCTCGTGGGCGTGCGGGCCAAGGTCGAGCTGAGCATCCTCGTGCCCCGGCACGTCGCGCTCTCGCTCGGGCAGGTCAGCGCATCCGCCCTGGTCTCGGGCCTCGCCGCCCGCGCCACGCTCAGCACCGTGTCGGGTCCGCTGCAGGTGGAGTCGCACCGCGGCGACCTCGACCTCAACACCGTCTCCGGCGACATCGAGGTCTCGGGCGGCGCCGGCCGGCTCGCGGTCAACGCCGTCTCGGCGAGCGTCACCGCGACCGGCGCGCTGCAGGAGGTCGGCGTCGACACCGTCAGCGGCGAGGTGCTGCTCGACGTGCACGGCGCCCCGCGCAGCATCACCGTCAACACGGTCTCGGCCGACGTGACGCTCCGGCTCGACGCCGACCAGGGCGTCCGGGCCACCACGCGCACCGTCTCTGGCCGCGGCCGCATCGTCGGCCGGGCCGTGCCGAAGCGCGGCGGCACCGAGGTCGTGGAGGGCGCGAACGCCTTCCGCTTCGCCGCGAACACCGTCTCGGGCTCGGTCACGGTCGTGCGGAGGGACGCATGA
- the guaA gene encoding glutamine-hydrolyzing GMP synthase yields the protein MSDTAQRPVLVVDFGAQYAQLIARRVREADVYSEIVPSTITADEIRAKDPAAIVLSGGPSSVYAEGAPRLDEGILELGVPTFGICYGFQVMAAQLGGTVAKTGNREYGSTAMQVDGGGALLNGQPDAQTVWMSHGDAVAEAPAGFTVLASTADTPVAAFEDRERRLAGVQWHPEVRHSEHGQRVLESFLHDIAGLPGDWRTGNVIEEQVARIREQVGTDRAICGLSGGVDSAVAAALVHEAIGDQLICVFVDHGLLRQDERRQVEEDYVASTGVRLVTVDARERFMQALAGVTDPEEKRKIIGREFIRAFEQAERDLAAEAAADGEPIRWLVQGTLYPDVVESGGGSGTANIKSHHNVGGLPDDLQFKLVEPLRALFKDEVRAIGRELGLPEVIVSRQPFPGPGLGIRIIGEVTEERLDTLRRADAIARAELTAAGLDGEIWQCPVVLLADVRSVGVQGDGRTYGHPIVLRPVSSEDAMTADWTRLPYDVLARISNRITNEVPEVNRVVLDVTSKPPGTIEWE from the coding sequence ATGTCCGACACCGCCCAGCGCCCCGTCCTCGTCGTCGACTTCGGCGCGCAGTACGCGCAGCTCATCGCGCGCCGCGTGCGCGAGGCCGACGTCTACAGCGAGATCGTGCCGTCGACGATCACCGCCGACGAGATCCGCGCGAAGGATCCCGCCGCGATCGTGCTCTCCGGCGGACCCTCGAGCGTCTACGCCGAGGGCGCGCCGCGGCTCGACGAGGGCATCCTCGAGCTCGGGGTGCCGACGTTCGGCATCTGCTACGGCTTCCAGGTGATGGCTGCGCAGCTCGGCGGCACCGTCGCGAAGACCGGCAACCGCGAGTACGGCTCGACCGCGATGCAGGTCGACGGCGGCGGCGCGCTGCTCAACGGGCAGCCCGACGCGCAGACGGTGTGGATGAGCCACGGCGACGCGGTCGCGGAGGCGCCGGCGGGCTTCACGGTGCTGGCGTCGACCGCCGACACCCCGGTCGCCGCGTTCGAGGACCGCGAGCGCAGGCTCGCCGGCGTGCAGTGGCACCCGGAGGTGCGGCACTCGGAGCACGGCCAGCGCGTGCTCGAGTCGTTCCTGCACGACATCGCCGGGCTCCCGGGCGACTGGCGCACCGGCAACGTGATCGAGGAGCAGGTCGCGCGCATCCGCGAGCAGGTCGGCACCGACCGAGCGATCTGCGGCCTGTCCGGCGGCGTCGACTCCGCCGTCGCCGCCGCGCTCGTGCACGAGGCGATCGGCGACCAGCTCATCTGCGTCTTCGTCGACCACGGCCTGCTGCGCCAGGACGAGCGGCGGCAGGTCGAGGAGGACTACGTCGCCTCCACCGGCGTGCGGCTCGTGACCGTCGACGCGCGCGAGCGGTTCATGCAGGCGCTCGCCGGCGTGACCGACCCGGAGGAGAAGCGCAAGATCATCGGCCGCGAGTTCATCCGCGCGTTCGAGCAGGCGGAGCGCGACCTCGCCGCCGAGGCGGCCGCCGACGGCGAGCCCATCCGCTGGCTCGTGCAGGGCACGCTCTACCCCGACGTCGTCGAGTCGGGCGGCGGCTCGGGGACGGCGAACATCAAGAGCCACCACAACGTCGGCGGGCTGCCCGACGACCTGCAGTTCAAGCTCGTCGAGCCGCTGCGGGCGCTCTTCAAGGACGAGGTGCGCGCCATCGGCCGCGAGCTCGGCCTGCCGGAGGTCATCGTCTCGCGCCAGCCGTTCCCCGGACCGGGACTCGGCATCCGCATCATCGGCGAGGTCACCGAGGAGCGGCTCGACACCCTGCGCCGCGCGGATGCGATCGCGCGCGCCGAGCTGACGGCCGCCGGCCTCGACGGCGAGATCTGGCAGTGCCCGGTCGTGCTCCTCGCCGACGTGCGCTCGGTCGGCGTCCAGGGCGACGGCCGCACCTACGGCCACCCGATCGTGCTGCGCCCCGTGTCGAGCGAGGACGCCATGACCGCCGACTGGACGCGCCTGCCGTACGACGTGCTCGCACGCATCTCGAACCGCATCACGAACGAGGTGCCGGAGGTCAACCGCGTCGTGCTCGACGTGACGTCGAAGCCGCCGGGGACGATCGAGTGGGAGTAG
- a CDS encoding YciI family protein, giving the protein MQYMLIMRSNDEAVEAYKEMPFEQVIEAMGKYNESMVEAGVLLAGEGLSDASEGFVVDFSADPPLVTDGPYGETRELFNGFWILDVASKEEAAEWAQRCPLGPGSKLEVRRVQGADDFPADNEWIQKEEGWREQEAAKRAATAPGGAAG; this is encoded by the coding sequence GTGCAGTACATGCTGATCATGCGCTCGAACGACGAGGCCGTCGAGGCGTACAAGGAGATGCCCTTCGAGCAGGTCATCGAGGCGATGGGGAAGTACAACGAGTCGATGGTCGAGGCCGGCGTGCTGCTCGCCGGCGAGGGCCTGTCCGACGCGTCGGAGGGCTTCGTCGTCGACTTCTCGGCCGACCCGCCGCTCGTCACCGACGGCCCCTACGGCGAGACGAGGGAGCTCTTCAACGGCTTCTGGATCCTCGACGTCGCCTCCAAGGAGGAGGCCGCGGAGTGGGCGCAGCGCTGCCCGCTCGGCCCCGGCTCGAAGCTCGAGGTGCGCCGCGTGCAGGGCGCCGACGACTTCCCCGCCGACAACGAGTGGATCCAGAAGGAGGAGGGCTGGCGCGAGCAGGAGGCCGCGAAGCGCGCCGCGACCGCTCCCGGCGGCGCCGCCGGCTGA